The following proteins are encoded in a genomic region of Methylobacterium tardum:
- the phnC gene encoding phosphonate ABC transporter ATP-binding protein, with protein MTAGTALRGPTAGPDAGVRADDPRALVIRGLTKEYRPGQPVLKGIDLVVPGTGLTAIIGPSGTGKSTLIRCINRLVQPTSGEILFRGEDLAQLSGRRLRQARRRIGMVFQEYNLVERLTVMENLLCGRLGYVPVWRAWLRRFPEADIARAFDLLDAVGLSGFATRRADALSGGQRQRVGIARAIMQEPEIVLADEPTSSLDPKSSVEIMEILSRLAAERGVPVVVNIHNVALAQRFAARIVGMSGGHVVYDGPPDRLSERDLRGIYGGENWLE; from the coding sequence GTGACCGCGGGAACCGCGCTGCGCGGGCCCACCGCCGGGCCGGACGCGGGCGTCCGGGCGGACGATCCGCGCGCCCTGGTGATCCGTGGGCTCACCAAGGAGTACCGGCCCGGCCAGCCGGTCCTGAAGGGCATCGACCTCGTGGTGCCGGGCACCGGCCTCACCGCGATCATCGGGCCGTCGGGGACCGGCAAGAGCACCCTGATCCGCTGCATCAACCGCCTCGTGCAGCCGACGTCGGGGGAGATCCTGTTCCGCGGCGAGGATCTCGCCCAGCTCTCCGGCCGCCGCTTGCGCCAGGCGCGGCGCCGGATCGGGATGGTGTTCCAGGAATACAACCTCGTCGAACGCCTGACCGTGATGGAGAACCTGCTCTGCGGGCGCCTCGGCTACGTGCCGGTCTGGCGCGCGTGGCTGCGGCGGTTCCCCGAGGCCGACATCGCCCGGGCCTTCGACCTCCTCGACGCGGTCGGCCTCTCGGGCTTCGCCACGCGCCGGGCCGACGCCCTCTCGGGCGGCCAGCGCCAGCGCGTCGGCATCGCCCGGGCGATCATGCAGGAGCCCGAGATCGTGCTCGCCGACGAGCCGACCTCGTCCCTCGACCCGAAGAGCTCCGTCGAGATCATGGAGATCCTGTCGCGGCTCGCGGCCGAGCGCGGCGTGCCGGTGGTCGTCAACATCCACAACGTGGCGCTCGCCCAGCGCTTTGCCGCGCGCATCGTCGGCATGTCGGGCGGCCACGTGGTCTATGACGGGCCGCCCGACCGCCTGAGCGAGCGGGACCTGCGCGGCATCTACGGCGGCGAGAACTGGCTCGAATGA
- the phnE gene encoding phosphonate ABC transporter, permease protein PhnE, which translates to MSAAAGRPPAGVPRDAAFRPNWTARIGWALLALYALYAASQLGFVPERLASGLGHGRQFLARMFPPNFSRWELIQSGIVESLQIAVIATVIGIVIALPIGFLAARNLMPSWVTWPTRALIALCRSFHPIIVAILFVKAIGFGALAGVMALIVASVGFIAKLFAEAIEEISLKQVEAVRATGAGFLSTLIMGVQPQVLPRFIGFATYQLDSNLRNSTMVGIVGGGGIGATLFTAYQRFDYDVVLAILIVIVALIMVAEIVSGWARKVFQ; encoded by the coding sequence ATGAGCGCCGCCGCCGGACGACCTCCCGCGGGCGTTCCCCGCGACGCCGCGTTCCGTCCGAACTGGACGGCGCGGATCGGCTGGGCGCTCCTCGCCCTCTACGCGCTCTACGCCGCCAGCCAACTCGGCTTCGTGCCGGAGCGCCTCGCCAGCGGGCTCGGCCATGGCCGGCAGTTCCTGGCCCGCATGTTCCCGCCGAACTTCTCGCGCTGGGAGCTGATCCAGTCCGGCATCGTCGAGAGCCTGCAGATCGCCGTGATCGCCACGGTGATCGGCATCGTGATCGCCCTGCCGATCGGCTTCCTCGCGGCGCGCAACCTGATGCCGTCCTGGGTGACGTGGCCGACGCGGGCGCTGATCGCCCTGTGCCGCTCGTTCCACCCGATCATCGTGGCGATCCTGTTCGTGAAGGCGATCGGCTTCGGGGCGCTGGCCGGCGTGATGGCGCTGATCGTCGCCTCGGTCGGCTTCATCGCGAAGCTGTTCGCCGAGGCGATCGAGGAGATCTCCCTGAAGCAGGTCGAGGCGGTGCGGGCGACCGGCGCGGGCTTCCTGTCCACGCTGATCATGGGCGTGCAGCCGCAGGTCCTGCCGCGCTTCATCGGCTTCGCCACCTACCAGCTCGATTCCAACCTCCGGAACTCGACCATGGTGGGGATCGTGGGCGGCGGCGGCATCGGCGCGACGCTGTTCACCGCCTATCAGCGCTTCGACTACGACGTCGTGCTGGCGATCCTGATCGTGATCGTCGCGCTGATCATGGTGGCCGAGATCGTGTCGGGCTGGGCGCGGAAGGTGTTCCAGTGA
- the phnE gene encoding phosphonate ABC transporter, permease protein PhnE codes for MSAAAATVSAAPAPRRWQRFSLGKRLARLAFTLFAVAAFVTSLRTIEVIPEFLYDAPDQLADLFGRMWPMDAGYVGPTLRALVETLHIATLGTLIAIGIAVPIGLLAARNVTPSLPLNLLAKFVFVTSRSVNSLVWALLFVAVFGPGPLAGTLAIALRSVGFTGKLFAEALEEANRGSIEALQAAGAGRLSTLLLGYWPQVKPAFWSIALFRWDINIRESAVLGLVGAGGIGVALDTALNLLYWDQVAVVLAAIFATVIAAEIVVTTVRARML; via the coding sequence GTGAGCGCCGCCGCCGCGACCGTCTCCGCCGCTCCGGCCCCGCGCCGTTGGCAGCGCTTCTCCCTGGGTAAGCGCCTCGCGCGGCTCGCCTTCACGCTGTTCGCGGTGGCCGCCTTCGTGACGAGCCTGCGCACGATCGAGGTGATCCCCGAATTCCTCTACGACGCCCCCGACCAGCTCGCCGACCTGTTCGGGCGGATGTGGCCGATGGATGCCGGCTATGTCGGCCCGACGCTGCGGGCCCTGGTCGAGACGCTGCACATCGCGACGCTCGGCACGCTGATCGCGATCGGCATCGCGGTGCCGATCGGGCTGCTGGCGGCGCGGAACGTGACGCCCAGCCTGCCCCTGAACCTGCTGGCGAAGTTCGTGTTCGTGACCTCCCGCTCGGTGAATTCCCTGGTCTGGGCGCTGCTGTTCGTGGCGGTGTTCGGCCCGGGGCCGCTCGCCGGCACGCTGGCGATCGCGCTGCGCTCCGTGGGGTTCACCGGCAAGCTGTTCGCCGAGGCGCTGGAGGAGGCGAACCGCGGCTCGATCGAGGCGCTGCAGGCCGCCGGGGCCGGGCGGCTCTCGACCCTGCTGCTCGGCTACTGGCCGCAGGTGAAGCCGGCCTTCTGGTCGATCGCGCTGTTCCGCTGGGACATCAACATCCGGGAATCGGCCGTGCTCGGCCTGGTCGGCGCCGGCGGCATCGGCGTCGCGCTCGATACGGCGCTCAACCTGCTCTACTGGGATCAGGTGGCCGTGGTGCTCGCCGCCATCTTCGCCACCGTCATCGCGGCCGAGATCGTGGTCACGACCGTGAGAGCCCGCATGCTCTGA